From the genome of Vicia villosa cultivar HV-30 ecotype Madison, WI linkage group LG2, Vvil1.0, whole genome shotgun sequence, one region includes:
- the LOC131647370 gene encoding late embryogenesis abundant protein 2-like → MDSNKASYNAGQAKGQTQEKASNMMDKASNTAQSAKESMQETGQQMQAKAQGATDAVKDAMHNK, encoded by the exons ATGGATTCCAACAAGGCAAGCTACAATGCTGGACAGGCTAAGGGCCAAACTCAG GAGAAGGCTAGCAACATGATGGACAAAGCTAGCAACACTGCTCAATCTGCCAAGGAATCAATGCAAGAG ACTGGTCAACAAATGCAGGCAAAGGCACAAGGAGCAACTGATGCTGTGAAGGATGCAATGCACAACAAATAA
- the LOC131647371 gene encoding stress-induced protein KIN2-like, protein MDSQKMNYNAGQAQGQAQEKANTMMDKAGNAAQSAKETAQQAGQQVKEMAQGATEAVKNATGMNK, encoded by the exons ATGGATTCACAAAAGATGAACTACAATGCTGGCCAAGCCCAGGGCCAAGCTCAG gAAAAGGCAAACACCATGATGGACAAGGCCGGCAATGCTGCTCAATCAGCTAAAGAAACAGCACAACAg gcTGGGCAGCAAGTAAAGGAAATGGCACAAGGAGCTACTGAAGCTGTCAAGAATGCAACAGGGATGAACAAATAA
- the LOC131650589 gene encoding uncharacterized protein LOC131650589 — protein sequence MCLDACKKSFSFCRPIIGVDGCFLKGNYGGQILAAVGRDPNDQMLPIALAVVEAETRDSWAWFFDLLVNDLGGPEICKNITFISDQQKGLLPTIDELLPGVDQRFCVRHLYINFRKRFPGKQLKELMWKAAKATYPQAWEREMKEMRKVNEEAFKHLLKIPLDTGVIRKENYQKCYESLIYPTNGENLWELTPYPDVLPPLTRRAPGRPKKRRNKDADEKRKDITNVSRKGLPNKCSICGISGHNKSSCPSAPRQSTTTQTQTSQAQASQAQTPTTTVPTVQS from the exons ATGTGCCTGGATGCTTGCAAGAAAAGTTTTAGTTTTTGCAGACCAATAATAGGTGTTGATGGATGTTTTCTCAAGGGGAATTATGGAGGTCAGATTCTTGCAGCAGTTGGCAGAGACCCTAATGATCAGATGTTGCCCATTGCATTGGCTGTAGTAGAAGCTGAGACCAGGGATTCTTGGGCATGGTTCTTTGATCTACTAGTGAATGATTTGGGAGGACCAGAAATATGCAAGAACATTACTTTCATTTCAGATCAGCAGAAG GGGTTGTTACCTACAATAGATGAGTTGTTACCTGGTGTTGACCAGAGGTTTTGTGTTAGACATTTGTATATCAATTTTAGAAAAAGGTTTCCAGGCAAGCAGTTGAAAGAGTTAATGTGGAAGGCAGCCAAAGCAACATATCCCCAAGCATGGGAGAGGGAAATGAAGGAGATGAGAAAGGTCAATGAGGAGGCATTTAAACATTTGCTGAAGATCCCCCTAGATACTGGA GTTATCAG GAAGGAGAATTACCAAAAGTGCTATGAGTCATTGATATATCCAACAAATGGAGAAAATCTGTGGGAATTGACACCATATCCTGATGTTCTTCCACCCCTAACCAGAAGAGCACCTGGAAGGCCAAAGAAAAGAAGGAACAAAGATGCTGATGAAAAAAGGAAGGACATAACAAATGTATCCAGAAAAGGGTTGCCAAACAAATGCTCAATTTGTGGCATTTCTGGCCATAACAAGTCATCCTGTCCTTCTGCACCAAGACAATCAACAACAACTCAGACCCAAACAAGTCAAGCCCAAGCAAGTCAAGCCCAGACACCTACCACTACAGTCCCAACTGTTCAATCTTAG